The sequence below is a genomic window from Haematobia irritans isolate KBUSLIRL chromosome 3, ASM5000362v1, whole genome shotgun sequence.
aacaaagaaaaacaaatttttttgtcaaaattcgtttttattattcaacatagttcgcttcaagagcgatacaacgattataacgaccttccaattttttgataccattttggtagtactccttcggttttgcctcaaaataggcctcagtttcggcgatcacctcttcattgctgccaatttttttccctgcgagcatcctttggaggtctgagaacaagaaaaagtcgctgggggccagatctggagaatacggtaggtggggaagcaattcgaagcccaattcatgaatttttgccatcgttctcaatgacttgtggcacggtgcgttgtcttggtggaacaacactttattcttcttcatatgaggccgttttgtcgcgatttcgaccttcaaacgctccaataacgccatataatagtcactgttgatggtttttcccttctcaagataatcgataaaaattattccatgcgcatcccaaaaaacagaggccattactttgccagcggacttttgagtctttccacgcttcggagacggttcaccggtcgctgtccactcagccgactgtcgattggatctcacaaactaattgacttacagacgtcaaatttagacacgaataatttgaaggttggcactatataaataaaaattatatgcattTAATGCTAGCGTCGCCATCTATgtgccagaccggggacttatcagccaacctgttattctacaaaagaaaaacgctgTGAATTGTTATCTTTTGTTCAGTCATTGCTTGTCTGtactgtacaaaaaaaaaacagggctatTATTATGTTTTCACTCGAGCTTATAATCCGTTTTTAATGTAATATTAAACTGATTAACAACTTGAATTGCTTGCAATCAGATAGTTTTCTTAATTGACTGTATGTTCTAATACAAATATCTATCATTACATTGTAAACAGAAAGCTATTACTCGTAGGAGAAACATTAATTAATAGAATGGTGGTGAGGGTATAAtacgtttgccattccgtttgtaacacatcgaaatatcgatttccaaccatataacataaagtatatattgaaAGATGATATGagcacgtccgtctgtctgtgtgttgcaatcatgctacagtcttcaataatggcgttGTCGTCTTGATAttaggcacagattcgtctatcGAAGATGGGCTCtagcggtccaggttttgatacagatctcatataaaccgatctcccgatttggggtcttgggcttctagaaaccgtagtttttattcgatttgcctgaaattggaaatctagaggtattttaggaccacaaataggtgttacgaaaatggtgtgtattggtccatgtgttggtatagcccccatatagcccgatctcctgatttgacttcttggcctCCACAGACTTCTTGGGTttgtagacaccgcaatttttatgctatttacctgaaattaaaaacctagatgtattttaggtccataaaaagGTTTGCCGGATACGGTGTGTCCACGATTTAGTTTAGCCGATATATaaccctatctcccgatttacctgaattcaaaatctggagatattttgggtctacgcataagtacgccgaatatggtgtgtatcggtttaTGTTCTCGTAGTTACCTCataacatatagaccgatcttcagatttgacctATTAACCGTGTAGACATCCCAATATTTAtgcgatttgccggaaattcaaaattaagaggtattttcggtccgtaaataggtttagcgaatatggtgtggatcgttccatggtttgatataggttaggttaggtggcagcatgatgcatcaggctcacttagactattcagtccattgtgataccacactggtgaacttctctcttatcactgagtgttgcccgctTCCATGGtaagctcattgacaagggacctcctttttatagccgagtccgaacggcgttccacattgcagtgaaaccactcagagaagctttgaaaccctcagaaatgtcaccagcattactggtgttcggtcgaaacaggaatcgaacccacgaccttgtgttcattattcaaccgtcgaactgaacggacgtgttttctaatagcggaggatttcatcgtaataagtacttattacgaatttcacgtgtggtggaaataataaaccaccatgcagcgaaattcaaagtcatccactgggttgctaacttcagggcccagtggacgggtaacgactgaagttataaatttgggcagcgaccaagagtcaggcccaattagtcgacctgtagacgggtcgactggcggtgacactttggcaagtcgaaccttttctaaggtgacgacatcaaaaggaggcaatccctctcgaaagagattcaaggaacgaagaaatgctttgtttatcctaaagaaattaggatcagtcgacccaagcacgttgtcggctaagcaaagtgattccttaaaatgggctcaaggaattcttgaagctggaaaaagggaacgatcaccggatgagctaccatcctctaaatgggatcaaagatcgtttgcctcagttgcaaaagacagccttgtgatggctattattaataaaggagcattggacggtatgattccaaggcaaaaatggggggaaattgagaacgcgatgtctggtgtctactcagaggtgcgaaaaaagtttcccggaccaagtcctcgacggcaagatgctggatggtatcaaggacgatataagttaatagcttttgcagaccagaggtctatggattgctttaaagctgcattgatgctaattggtgaagtttgggaaggagccgctttggagttagtcgataaaaaagacataccggctaaacctagagcacatgcatggataccggcaaaccctcctgatcctgagtcaatactagagagactaaaagaatgtaacccagatcttccaaccgccgattggaaggttggtcgtttggatgaggtggatggaccaagacgacatgcggtgtttatattaaacatagagtcgctgcaacatctagcccagacccaaggacgcgtaagttatggctttcatgatatccatatgaaggtatacaaaagcgatcagccaaaggataccgaaacggacaagcctccggtagagtcagcagtgaaaaagtctcctagcgaagccgaaggagacataaaacctgcagactatggcgaaaatcatatgcgggaagtttctacaggctcaagcctcaccaaagctgaaccgcggattgttgcgagagtcaccgagatctgtgaagaggaagcccttgatgactcaattgaagcggctgatgtgacggtggttgaaaatttggatggttctacggttcctccagataaatcttcaccattgtaaggccgcttgtgctgccttaaaagttctcctgatgaaaggagacatagatatagttcttattcaagaaccatacatatataagaacaagatctgtgaattaagcactccgggtttcaaacttttgcataataccggtaacgatataaatcgagcatgtataattgctaaaaacgaactaaacttgtttctgcttccttcattgagcaatgcagacactgtcgtagccagtctagagatatccacatgcaaatattgggtatcttcggtctacatgggacatgatagggatatgccaccctgtgccgttaagaccttagttgatgagtcactaaaaacaaagacaaaactcattatgggatgcgatgcaaatgcacatcatagtatttggggaagtagtgatactaatgcaaggggagagtcgctaatagagtttattttgcgtactaacctggtagtttgcaataagggagatgcaccaaccttcgtcaccaggaacagacaagaggttttggacgtaacgttgacctctccggaactgaatgataagatatctgagtggcaagttttgagggaacatagcttctcagatcatcgctacatcagtttcagattggctgttcgtacttcaaagaccatatttccgccaaatgttaggaaagctgattggaataggtatagggaatcgttcaatttgatgataccggaagtgccggatacaaatatgagcactgtgcaagatatcgaacacgcagtggagcggattactaaggccttcaacatttcactgaaagctgcatgccctagaggaaagccaaggggaaaaaatcggccgccatggtggactacggagttaagtaatatgaggaaatcctgcaggaagctctttaacaaagcaaagtccacaagagctccggaggattgggacacttacaagatgaatctgagagaatataaacgagaactgagaaggtctcaacaaatctcttgggatgattactgtagcagtattgagaatacgtcagaggcttccagactacggaaggtactagcgtccactaacaccgctccaggtttcattaaaacatcggagggaaattggacaacgtccagtgaggagacgttggaggtacttttggacacacacttccctggaaatcagacggttgaaccatgttccggcggtgtaacagaggctcagcgatcatttcctatcgaggaaattgtgtcggaatctagaataaatgggctttaaatagctttggaccattcaaatcccccggacctgatggaattactccggcggagttacaggcagtggctgaaagaattatcccctggttgacggtgatatataaacaatgtgtaaacttagcatatattccagaaaagtggagggaaacaaaagtcgtcttcatacctaaagcaggaaaagcctctcactcgagtgcgaaggatttccgaccaatcagcttatcctcattcctacttaagaccctggagaggatgatagacatgtatcttagaactagcgtggattcaggtttgctctcgaaacgacagcatgcatactcgaagggcaggtctactgagaccgcattgcatgaactggtcagctttattgaaagctcactatctgtcaaagaatacacaatcgtggcgtttctagacatcgaaggggcgttcaataatgtccatccgagctcgatattaaatggactgaaaactctgaatgttgatccaggtatacttaggctgttagacgaacttctaatgaagagacgtatttcagccacactagggcaagcaaacatacaaaggtatgtgaacagaggcacaccccaaggaggagttctatcacctcttctttggaatgttgctataaacaaccttttgttttctctagaaaaagaaaggataaaagtagtggcatacgcagatgatgtggcgctagcagtcaggggaaaattcccatccacaatcagagatattatacagagagctctccggatgactgagaaatgggcgaaagataatggtcttggtgtaaatccagcaaagacagaaatagtcatgtactgcaaagatcgcaaaactcccacggttaggcccatttccttagggggtactgaaatttcctttggtgagtgtgcaaaataccttggcgttattttggacaggaagctgaattttaggcttaatattgaagagagggcgagaaaagccacggtagctttgtactcgtgcaaaaaggcaatagggaaaaagtggggactaagaccaaaaattgtgcattggctatacacggcagtggttagacctataatgctatatggtgttgtagtctggtggccggcacttcagaaaccgacttgtttagataaagttcagcgtatggcgagcttatgtatctcaggcgcatttagtaagacaggaacagactcccttaatgtcatgctacatctattgcctttagacattttggccaaacagtcagctgcaacaacggctgtgcggttgcgcgagctatcgctatggtcggaaaaaatgtacggtcatagttcggtcctcaaagtaatgccagatgtgcctaacgtagtggattacaccctggcaaaaccacttttcgacaaaaagtttgaaactctaattcccaacagtgaggcgtggtgtacacagaccccggggaataaaagatatatagatttctatactgatggctccaaattgaatggacaagtggggttcggagtatattctaaagatctggaaattcgaatagcgaaaagattacctaatcactgtagtgtttttcaggctgaaatattggcaataagagaggtggtgaattgcctgagaagtaatgttccaacaaatattggcattaatatatactcagacagtcaacctgcaataaaatccttggactctgtgttccttaactcaaaaacggccatagactgccgcaaatctctcaacgagatggctgagcagtacaatattcacctaatatgggtgcctggtcataggaacataccggggaactgtgaagcagatgtgttagcaaggctaggaactaccttacatattccaggggaactagaatctgttggtatgcctctggccacctgcaagctcttactgcgtgagaaggctgttatgatggccaatattcgatgggaaaattgcaagggttgtaacgacaccaagcaaatatggccccatttaaacttaaaccgcacactagatatgctagtgttctcaaggcgtcagatagcactcctaatatctgctataacgggtcgctgcctgataggcggatttgcaaaaactataggtgcgaagtataatgactattgtataagctgtcatgacgtggaggaaaaggaatcaattaaacacctcttgtgtgagtgtcctgctttttgtgtaaggcgtaagcgaattttaggagcatatagctttagattactggctgacatggaaaacgttaacttaagcagtttgttaatgtttttggagcaatctggttggttccacaaaagtaaataatagagaaggttcagtggttaagactagaagtgcccatatgtaataggtacttttagttaaatgtggtatcacaatggactgaatagtctaagtgagcctgaaatttaatcgggctgccactttaacctaacctaacctaaccttgtgtatgcaaggcgggcatgctaatcattgcaccacggtggagctgttttgatatagctcccatgcttTAAGTCTCCCGATGTTTGTATATGTGTTTGCTTGGCAGagcatctgtcatcaaatccacctgaaattctatatatgtattttcaagtaaccaAACGcagagttttctatggaaacaattatattttttgattcatggtggtgggtatttaagattcggcccggccgaacttaagtgCGTGTACACttctttatttattgttttggaaatatatatttaagaacctaaaaagtacattttccgggaaTAGTGCAAGAAGTgcgcatttttttacaatatttttgataaattggcggttaaatttgagtcgagatcagtcgacatattcggcggcgccaCTGGGCGGCTTCATTCTTTATTCTGATACTGATTATGACAGATTGAAGAATTTGAAAGCTTAGATGCACAAACCATCGAACAATTTAAGCGGGCCtttatcagagaatgaagccgccgattttagccgtcgccaATACATATATGGACAGTTGGCACCGCCGCAGATTCACCAGAGAAGGAATTTTATCAACTCAAATATATTTGATTCGGCCGGAGccgtatataaaaatttttattggctCAGCTGTCATGCCGCAGTCTATAAAAATGGGTCAGTTTCTCTGGTCACCATCAATTATAACATCTAACATTAACCATCGTAAAATGTAAGTGAGCCTTTATCACAGAATAAAACAGCCAATTTTAGCAGTCGCAAACTTATATATCACCAACAGtacgaatatgatcacctcaaacatgtttcaagaggtgTACCTCGAAGGGGAATCATTCAAAGCAAcaattcaaaaattgtattttctttaaaatgaattattaaagagaaGAAACCGTGAAATTTACTTTTTGCGAACTctttgggttcaatcccagtttcgaccgaacacaaaatgCCTTTCAACAGTGGAATAACCTCTCTCACTAAGTGTTTTCCCCGCAATGTGAAATGCcattcgggctcggctataaaaggaaggtccttgtcattgagctaactatagaatcggacagcactccttGTAGAGCTAGTCAAAATAACCGGCAATCTAATCAGCCCAAAATAATCCTCTACTGAAACTAATACCTcctattttgtttttcattttaggTGATCCCACAACCTTTGGCAATCTCAAGGCTGCCGATGAAACAATGAAAGCAGTCTTACACTCCATCGAAAGCGGCAAATTCAACGGCTATGCACACACACAGGGTCATGAAAGTGCCCGAAAAGCTATTGCCAAATATTGTGCTCATCAAAGTTCGGAGGAAATAAAACCGGAAAATATCTGCATGACTAGTGGTTGTTCATCGGCACTGGAATATTCCATTTTGGCTCTGGCAGAAAaaggtcaaaatattttaatacccAGACCAGGATTTTGTCTATATCAAACATTGACAGAGGGCTTGGGTATACAAGTGCGTTACTATGATCTCCTACCCGAAAAGCAATGGGAAGCTGATTTGGAACAAATGGAATCATTGATTGATGAAAACACAGCCGCCTTGATTATAAACAATCCTAGTAATCCCTGTGGTAGTGTTTTCAGCAAAGAACATTTGGaagatattttggccatatgtgAAAAGTACTATGTACCAATTATAGCAGATGAGGTAATAATAAGGATATGAGGAAAAGTTTTTAAGGATCCATTTAAGCTAATTCTTATTCTTTCACAGGTCtatgaacattttgtttttcccGGTTCCACACATTATGCTGTTAGTGCTTTGTCGAAAAATGTTCCCGTCCTATCATGTGGTGGTCTAACTAAACGATTCCTTGTACCCGGATGGCGAACAGGTTGGGTTATCATTCATGACCGCGAAAATCGTTTGGCTGAAGCAACACGAGGTCTTAAAAATATGTGTGGCCGTATATTGGGTTCCAACACTTTGGTCCAAGGTGCTTTACCCGAAATTCTCGCAAATACTCCTCAAAGCTTCTTTGACAGTGTCATCGACATTTTAACGGAGAATGCTAATCTTGCATGGGGCATGCTAAAGAAAATACGTGGTCTCAATCCAGTTATGCCTACTGGCGCTATGTATATGATGGTTGGTATTAATATCGACCAATTTCCTGAATTCAAGGATGACACACATTTCGTTCAAGAATTGGTGAATCAACAAAGTGTCTTCTGTTTACCCGGCAGTTGTTTTGAATATCCAAATTTCATTCGGATTGTTTTGACAGTCCCTAAAGCTATGATCGAAGAGGCCTGCTCTCGCATTGCGGAATTTTGCGAAGCCCACTATAAGGTAGACAACACGATAATCGAAAACAATTTGCTGGAAGAGATCCCATATAAATGAAGTGATCATTCCATGCAGGGAAGATTATCTCATGTCCAGATGTTTATGCATTTATAGATATTAGTTAGTGGTAGTTATTAAGGCTATATAATTCCATTGATTTGCTTTTGACTTTATTtatgtaaatgaaaaaaatatatatatatatttttgttatagaaattatttagaaatgaaaacttgtcgATTGTCTTTTGTTAAAGatcagaagacaaaaaaaaattgtaaaataaaattccagTGATTAAAGCTATGATTATTTTAATGgccaattacgagaatttttcacttttcatACGAGTTAGGTTCACCCGGTTCACAACTATATGCCTCATGGTACATCTGTAGTGGGATTCTTCACGATAATCGCATCGTTTACGTTGTCTACGAAAAAACGTGTTTGCACTAACGATCGTGTCATTCTGTAACTAATATATAGCAATTTATGTACATAAGATGTGCGTGTACAtaaggaaaaatttccaaaataaaggtaatttagtaatttcggtaagaatttcagaaaaacaTGTTTCGATCCCAGCATGATACTCATAAAGAGggcaaaaaatcgacgacgtaaatcgaagtttgatggaacaaaaaatttgacgacgtaaatcgagggattactgtacacAAAGCCGGAAGAGAAAAATGGGCGATATTCTCAATCTATATGAAATTCCCTTTAATTTAAGACCATTTAAGGCAGTTCCGCCCGTCAAAATTCTTAGAACGGCTTAGACCCTtcagatttttaaaatattgcagAAAACTCTTTTTGTAATAGAGAAGGGATCCATTGTTTCCTATTAAAAGTAACCTACATAATTAAAGACCCTATTTtgcatgaatgaaattttctgctgataACGTCGTTTCATTAGAGAAAATAACCAAAAAATCTTCGTTGCTTACTTAACGATGATTTATTGTTATCTGCACAGAAAACAACACAGCTGATTTTAAACGATTGTAAATGTAGTTTAAAACGTCTACCGAATACCTCGGATGTTATTTTTCTTGTTATACCACCCCTTGCCAGCATTTTaaggttccatttcatcctcaactgtgatagtattttgccatcactattgttacaagagccattttatattttgtgaaacaccaaacacaactagcttctcataatttatttaaataaaaacgataatgaagtgctgaaaacatatttatttcgcttaaaattgtgaaaggtatattggtgaacaatttttgactttccaaatagaataatgtgatagtttttccagacacggtgatagacgctacaacatgtaacttgcaacttgtaactcaacatcaatcttttattaatgcataaaaatatgttaagtgtgatgtgatagtcgtataattgttatatttatgagaatttataaatgttcaataagattaataaacatctaaacaatcgggtTTTACTgggccacaatgattcttttacaattatcttctcaatagtgacggcgcttttcagaggagttttggatatcgtatacgactgttttcgacgtagtggggattctcagaagcgcccccaaattcaaaaaatgttggcagggtcttAACGATGCGATTCGTCGTTAAAATTGAATACAGAATCCCACTACTGTTCGTTATTAACATTGTACCGACACACCTATGTCACTGTGTCTTCATCCAAACCATCGACGTTCTGCATATGTGCTAATTGTAATTAACTGAAAATATTacgcatacaattttggcaattttcatGAACAATGATAACGACATTTCTATGATCCATACCTGGAAAGAagatatgttaaaattttaaaatagtccCATGCAACATACTGCTTTTttgcaattgaaatttttatttggtaaCGTATAGCGGAGCTATGTTCAATATTTTAACCAACAAGCAAACTGAACGCAACACAGTTGAATACAACCACACTTGATAAccacgaagaagaagaagaagatagAACAGCTGATTATTGTTATTGCAAATAAATATGTAAACAAAGCGACATTCAGTCGAACCTCCAAGATCAAGAAAAAATGAAAAGTATTTTTAATCGccaccaaataaatttaaaaaatgtacgaATTTGTTTACATCAGCTACAGAGACAACAACATAGTGGAGAGGGTCAATCCAATAATGCAGTATCGGGTGCAAAGTATTGCATGAATTTAGTGGAGTAAGTTTCTGTTTTTCTTGCCGGCAAATGGTATCCAATACAAtggttatataaaattttcactaaatattATGTtgtgttttagaaaaaatgatcatgaaaattatttatgtacatTGCTGTTGGACAATGAACATCGAAGACATGCTTTTGCATTGAGGGCTTTTAATGTCGAAGTGGCCAAATGCTCCTCGAATGTAAGATCAACCGAAAGgtttaaatatgtatatggtgatgaattatttaatttttaggtGTCCGAAGATCACA
It includes:
- the Tat gene encoding tyrosine aminotransferase yields the protein MVATGIDNSSNNSNTNNNSSNANSNNKGRTSWNIKTPTLAKNTINRIRIIVESLKIQPNPAKPMIPLTIGDPTTFGNLKAADETMKAVLHSIESGKFNGYAHTQGHESARKAIAKYCAHQSSEEIKPENICMTSGCSSALEYSILALAEKGQNILIPRPGFCLYQTLTEGLGIQVRYYDLLPEKQWEADLEQMESLIDENTAALIINNPSNPCGSVFSKEHLEDILAICEKYYVPIIADEVYEHFVFPGSTHYAVSALSKNVPVLSCGGLTKRFLVPGWRTGWVIIHDRENRLAEATRGLKNMCGRILGSNTLVQGALPEILANTPQSFFDSVIDILTENANLAWGMLKKIRGLNPVMPTGAMYMMVGINIDQFPEFKDDTHFVQELVNQQSVFCLPGSCFEYPNFIRIVLTVPKAMIEEACSRIAEFCEAHYKVDNTIIENNLLEEIPYK